From Daucus carota subsp. sativus chromosome 6, DH1 v3.0, whole genome shotgun sequence, the proteins below share one genomic window:
- the LOC108226801 gene encoding uncharacterized protein LOC108226801: protein MKHFSHEHELVLNETYIAKEGDVCRGCNDQIVSCKSFVYTCGRSSSGSSSAYKPRQQLISDYFKGTNSYDEIFGSKYLEGIGYNTCQGFLLHKTCAELPRFMDKQLLRGYAEFPEAPFIRDTNVLAAGSRPRGLNDSVTYKALQGRCMCAVCGKNWKWFSYCTLYGHIFFVCLKCAIFLFQSVEDSKFHHQAHTQHELLFIKTPSLFNCCACKEEDDFKHLSYKCTVCQFWIHKSCGDAPTSFAFHFHDKHPLHLTFCLPKIYHRFTQYCRLCYETLNRLDWLYYCRKCRFFVHFQCAGSYPMLSSTEDSTYPNLVHLPATDESSLVEYFVQAMSRLNNDNNIRNRATTNRIKDWAHEEHHLQLITISDLHDHTDIAEKLLLCDGCVKPIETNGKPFYGCVSCKYFLHKVCAELPREIKHHLWPETQSAIKCSEADSFKCNICRNICNGIIFGNREADTKLHVGCALLPKVIKHDAHRHQLTHPRSYLPFFYDCRACGQRYDASKHGCKSCDFYVCGGCIMKPRTIKHRWDPHPLHLIYDPSMVGDHEHDFNCELCSSDINANYWFYHCSSCDLSFHMTCADNNTLTKRQFIEEHPHPLILSSCVPKAYRNSNISCEICIHRLGEFEWILYCTECSYFWHLDCATTPRDQNMRFLSVGFSGL, encoded by the exons ATGAAGCACTTTAGCCATGAGCATGAACTAGTCCTGAATGAGACTTACATTGCTAAGGAGGGTGATGTATGCCGTGGCTGCAACGATCAAATAGTCTCCTGCAAATCATTTGTTTACACTTGCGGCCGCAGCAGCAGCGGGAGCAGCAGTGCTTATAAGCCGCGGCAGCAGCTTATATCTGATTATTTCAAAGGTACTAATTCCTATGATGAAATTTTTGGATCAAAATATCTTGAAGGTATTGGCTATAATACATGTCAGGGATTCTTACTCCACAAGACGTGTGCTGAATTACCCCGCTTTATGGACAAGCAGCTCCTCAGAGGCTATGCCGAATTCCCTGAAGCCCCTTTTATCAGAGACACCAACGTCCTTGCTGCCGGTTCCAGGCCCAGAGGACTTAACGACTCCGTCACATATAAAGCTCTCCAGGGGAGGTGTATGTGTGCTGTTTGCGGCAAAAACTGGAAATGGTTCTCCTATTGTACTCTGTATGGCCACATCTTCTTTGTTTGCCTCAAATGTGCTATTTTTCTTTTCCAGTCCGTGGAGGACTCGAAGTTTCACCACCAAGCCCACACTCAACACGAATTACTATTCATCAAGACTCCGTCCTTGTTCAATTGTTGTGCTTGCAAAGAGGAGGATGATTTTAAACACTTGTCTTATAAATGCACTGTATGTCAGTTTTGGATTCACAAGAGTTGCGGGGATGCTCCTACTTCTTTCGCATTTCATTTCCATGACAAGCACCCTCTTCACCTCACATTCTGTCTTCCAAAGATTTATCACAGATTTACGCAGTATTGCAGACTCTGCTATGAAACACTGAATCGATTGGATTGGCTTTACTATTGTCGAAAATGCAGATTTTTTGTTCATTTTCAATGTGCCGGATCATATCCAATGCTGAG CTCCACCGAAGATAGTACATATCCCAATTTGGTGCACCTCCCTGCAACTGATGAATCATCACTAGTTGAGTATTTTGTCCAGGCGATGAGTAGGTTGAATAATGATAACAACATTAGAAACAGAGCCACAACAAATCGCATCAAGGATTGGGCTCACGAGGAACATCATCTACAACTTATAACAATTTCTGACCTACATGACCACACAGATATTGCTGAAAAGTTATTGTTATGTGATGGTTGTGTCAAACCCATCGAGACTAATGGCAAGCCATTTTACGGCTGTGTATCTTGTAAATACTTTCTGCATAAAGTCTGCGCAGAATTGCCGAGAGAAATTAAGCACCACCTCTGGCCCGAAACGCAGTCTGCAATCAAGTGCAGTGAAGCCGACAGTTTCAAATGTAACATTTGTAGAAACATCTGCAATGGTATAATCTTTGGCAATCGCGAAGCAGATACAAAACTTCATGTAGGATGTGCCCTGCTACCGAAAGTGATCAAACACGACGCTCACCGTCACCAACTTACTCACCCTCGTTCTTACTTACCTTTTTTTTATGATTGCAGAGCCTGTGGGCAAAGATATGATGCATCGAAACACGGCTGCAAAAGCTGTGATTTCTATGTATGTGGAGGATGCATTATGAAGCCAAGAACTATTAAGCACCGCTGGGATCCTCACCCCCTTCATTTGATATACGATCCCAGCATGGTGGGGGATCATGAGCACGATTTCAATTGCGAGCTCTGCTCTTCAGATATAAACGCAAATTATTGGTTCTATCATTGCAGTAGTTGTGATCTTTCATTCCATATGACTTGTGCTGATAACAATACCTTAACCAAACGGCAATTCATTGAGGAACATCCACACCCTCTTATCCTCTCTTCTTGCGTTCCGAAAGCTTATCGTAATTCGAATATATCATGCGAAATCTGCATCCACCGGTTGGGCGAATTCGAGTGGATTTTGTATTGTACCGAGTGCAGTTATTTCTGGCATCTTGACTGTGCTACAACTCCGCGGGATCAAAATATGAG GTTCCTTTCGGTGGGATTTTCCGGGCTGTGA
- the LOC108225603 gene encoding uncharacterized protein LOC108225603, with translation MKHFSHEHELVLNETYIAKEGDVCRGCNDQIVSCKSFVYSCGRSSSITTASTSSTNASATVDSGCHFLLHKTCAELPRELDVKLLKSCDDFPKTLLPPRKFLYLLRSPILPYRNKNPLSQWSNMCALCGIKWKWFCYSVSRNIFEFFFFNESHFFVCIKCAIYLFQSVEDEKFHHPVHNHHPLARIQSPSSFKCHACRVEDDIKDLSYKCTKCPFWVHKSCADAPTSFPFQFHDKHPLHLTLTLPKVYHKYSQYCKLCHETLNRVNWLYYCPKCRFFVHFHCARSNRLLSSGENDTYPNLVHLPTTDEVSLVEHFVKAMNTLDHSSNSGIKDWAHDEHHLKLITFNELHDHEGIDELFCGGCVKPIRTDGELFYGCIICKYFLHKICAELPTEIEHHLWPGKKFFAFKCSQLADDLKCDVCGDFCNGIVFGDSSINSDSPKIKLHIRCALLPRMIKHEAHPHQLTQLETPYYCRCKACGQEYNEHKHGCKNCDFYVCGSCIMQARTVEHRWDPHPLQLIYDPSMVMDHEHEFNCELCSDDINTNYWFYHCSECDLSFHKSCATNNLNQLQFIHHHDHPLNLSCSLPNNYRGSYHLCDTCDTILYMFQWICYCGKCNFFVHLSCALNPERYSRYVDGKGWVV, from the exons ATGAAGCACTTTAGCCATGAGCATGAACTAGTCTTGAATGAGACTTACATTGCTAAGGAGGGTGATGTATGTCGTGGCTGCAACGATCAAATAGTCTCCTGCaaatcatttgtttacagttgcGGCCGCAGCAGCAGCATCACCACCGCGAGCACCAGTAGTACTAATGCCAGCGCTACTGTGGATAGTGGATGTCATTTCTTACTCCACAAGACCTGTGCAGAATTACCCCGCGAATTGGACGTGAAACTCCTCAAAAGCTGTGATGATTTTCCTAAAACACTTTTACCTCCACGCAAATTTCTTTACCTCCTCCGCTCACCCATTCTACCATATAGGAATAAAAATCCTCTTTCCCAATGGTCGAATATGTGTGCCTTATGCGGCATAAAATGGAAGTGGTTCTGCTATAGTGTTTCTAGAAATATTttcgagttttttttttttaatgaaagtCATTTCTTTGTTTGCATTAAATGTGCTATTTACCTTTTTCAGTCTGTTGAGGATGAAAAGTTTCACCATCCAGTTCACAATCATCATCCATTAGCCCGAATCCAGAGTCCGTCCTCGTTCAAGTGTCATGCTTGCAGAGTCGAGGATGATATCAAAGACTTGTCTTATAAATGCACCAAATGTCCGTTTTGGGTTCACAAGAGTTGCGCGGATGCTCCTACTTCTTTCCCATTTCAATTCCATGATAAACACCCTCTTCACCTCACACTTACTCTCCCAAAAGTTTATCACAAATATTCCCAGTATTGCAAACTCTGCCATGAAACACTAAACAGAGTAAATTGGCTTTATTATTGCCCCAAATGCAGATTTTTCGTCCATTTCCATTGTGCTAGATCAAATCGACTGTTGAG CTCCGGTGAAAATGATACATACCCCAATTTGGTGCACCTCCCGACAACTGATGAAGTGTCGTTAGTTGAGCATTTTGTCAAAGCTATGAATACTTTGGACCATAGTAGCAACAGTGGCATCAAGGATTGGGCTCATGATGAACatcatctaaaattaattaCTTTTAATGAGCTGCATGATCACGAAGGTATTGATGAGTTGTTCTGTGGTGGTTGTGTCAAACCCATCCGAACTGATGGTGAGCTGTTTTACGGTTGTATAATTTGTAAATACTTTCTGCACAAGATCTGTGCAGAGTTACCCACAGAGATTGAGCACCACCTTTGGCCAGGAAAGAAGTTTTTTGCATTCAAGTGCAGTCAATTAGCGGACGACCTCAAATGTGATGTTTGTGGAGATTTCTGCAATGGTATAGTCTTCGGAGATTCTAGTATAAATTCAGATTCACCAAAAATAAAGCTTCATATTAGATGTGCTCTGCTACCAAGAATGATCAAACATGAAGCTCACCCTCACCAACTTACTCAACTTGAAACGCCTTATTATTGTCGTTGCAAAGCATGCGGACAAGAATATAATGAACATAAACACGGCTGCAAAAATTGTGATTTCTATGTATGTGGAAGTTGTATTATGCAGGCAAGAACAGTTGAACACCGCTGGGATCCTCACCCCCTTCAATTGATATACGATCCCAGCATGGTCATGGATCATGAACACGAGTTCAATTGTGAGCTTTGCTCGGATGATATAAACACAAATTATTGGTTCTATCATTGCAGTGAGTGTGATCTTTCATTTCACAAGAGTTGTGCTACTAATAACTTGAACCAATTACAATTTATTCACCACCATGACCACCCTCTTAACCTATCTTGTTCTCTTCCAAATAATTATCGTGGATCGTATCACCTCTGCGACACCTGCGACACAATATTGTATATGTTCCAATGGATTTGCTACTGTggcaaatgtaatttttttgtgCATCTCAGCTGTGCTCTCAATCCAGAAAGATATTCCAG GTACGTTGATGGAAAGGGGTGGGTCGTCTAA